From the genome of Miscanthus floridulus cultivar M001 chromosome 10, ASM1932011v1, whole genome shotgun sequence, one region includes:
- the LOC136489395 gene encoding uncharacterized protein — MLIGIAIESVQGLISFFKKYRETGFSKALEAAKEIALEMDIHPEFRKRRKIKRKRQFDDASTESQSAEVLFRIDYFIPIVDQAISSLTRRFEQYQEYEKTFGFLFTSDRLWSLDDTSLMAACVNIENALKSGEQKDIDGNELFEELIFIQDLLKESMGPLDILKFLKERPFYPNAIIAYRILLTIPVTVASAEISF, encoded by the coding sequence ATGCTTATTGGTATTGCAATTGAATCTGTACAAGGGCTGATTTCCTTTTTCAAAAAGTACAGAGAAACTGGATTTTCAAAAGCATTAGAAGCTGCAAAAGAAATTGCACTAGAGATGGATATTCATCCAGAGTTCCGCAAAAGGcgaaaaatcaaaagaaaaagaCAATTTGATGATGCATCTACTGAGTCACAGTCTGCAGAGGTGTTATTCAGGATTGATTATTTTATACCTATTGTTGATCAAGCTATATCTTCACTTACCAGAAGATTTGAGCAGTATCAAGAGTATGAAAAAACTTTTGGTTTCTTGTTTACCTCAGATAGACTGTGGTCCTTGGATGACACGAGTTTGATGGCTGCTTGTGTTAATATTGAGAATGCACTGAAGAGTGGAGAACAGAAAGATATTGATGGGAATGAATTGTTTGAGGAGTTAATTTTCATACAGGATTTACTCAAGGAATCAATGGGTCCTCTTGATATTTTGAAGTTTTTGAAAGAGCGCCCCTTTTATCCTAATGCTATTATTGCATACAGAATTTTGTTAACCATTCCTGTGACTGTTGCGTCTGCAGAAATAAGCTTCTAA